A region from the Acidiferrobacter sp. SPIII_3 genome encodes:
- a CDS encoding ATP-binding protein, translating into MPPAQTPALRPRIVLIAALANILIGAAALWGWLTLRPGLVQWNRHLAPMPFNAAVSLVLVGLGLVLLYRGLFRSAVLVAFPVVLYSTLAAVSQLVHTHLGINHPLLLPVHTPHFFHRPVRISPLSCAMLMVVSCAAVFAGLVRARAPGPAAGALLVALSAAGLVGQLSPLWPIWRTLREVSLPGSLALFTLGAAVLARGWTELRSRRLGLAFVTATMLLTVTVVLTVAVNTYEDDELMRMTGGVWQGVADQIRAQEHRPLAVARMAARWKAFGMPTAARAKGAARLLQKQVPGLQAVVWVAPSSRVVWRVPNAGHPRVVGRFLDADPRRALVLERARMSNRPAMTSLIPLFNGGRGFVVVAPVRIHGRFIGYLGGIFDTRGLLSHLVANLWQGYHVSVRLHGQRFFVRGLPGAARYRHTGHVRFLGQNLTIGVTPGARIVRKIAVGLPTIVLTSGLLLALFAAAAVYAMQEAQRHAASLDRLNAGLENLVLARTAALREERERWRVTLMSIGDGVIVTDHEGRVRALNAEAERLTGYRDDEARGLPVDTVFPLHRDLEGPPVEGPVGLALRTGQVQHLRSPAALKTHDGRVLQVSDSAAPIRDEDGEVTGAIMVFRDVTQRQALEEQAMKVKSLEALGVLAGGIAHDFNNILTAIFGNITLAKIYAPGDATLQGALADAERASWRARELTFQLLTFAKGGAPVKKPGSIGETTRDLTGFFVKGSAVRCEIDIPEDLWPTEFDPDQMGQVIQNIVLNAKEAMNGAGVLRVTARNVTLTASEVVDLAAGDYVEIAFRDSGRGIAPEYLARIFDPYFSLKPSGTGLGLAVTFSVVKRHQGMVTAESVVGQGTTLTLYLPRSGIDPVPAMAPPGHGPVAAVGRGRRILIMDDDQDVRAIGAQLLQRLGYEVTEAADGQEAVRLYEKACAGRPFDAVILDLTVPGGMGGKECVRRLHACDGKVRAIVATGYYTDAIVAQYRAYGFGASVQKPYRLEDLAAALARVLG; encoded by the coding sequence GTGCCTCCCGCACAGACACCGGCACTGCGCCCGCGTATCGTCCTGATCGCGGCGCTCGCGAACATCCTCATCGGCGCCGCCGCGCTATGGGGCTGGCTTACGTTGCGCCCGGGGTTGGTGCAATGGAATCGGCACCTCGCGCCGATGCCGTTCAATGCCGCGGTGTCGCTGGTGCTCGTGGGCCTGGGGCTCGTGTTGCTCTATCGCGGCCTGTTCCGGTCGGCCGTGCTCGTCGCCTTTCCGGTCGTGCTCTACAGTACGCTCGCGGCCGTAAGCCAGCTCGTGCATACCCACCTCGGCATCAATCATCCGCTGTTGTTGCCGGTCCATACCCCGCATTTTTTCCACAGGCCGGTGCGCATATCGCCGTTGAGCTGCGCGATGCTCATGGTCGTGAGCTGCGCTGCGGTATTTGCCGGGCTGGTCCGGGCGCGCGCCCCGGGACCGGCGGCCGGCGCCCTGCTGGTGGCCTTGAGCGCCGCCGGGTTGGTCGGCCAGCTGAGCCCCCTGTGGCCGATCTGGCGCACCCTGCGCGAGGTGTCTCTGCCCGGATCGCTGGCGCTTTTTACCTTGGGCGCGGCGGTGCTGGCGCGTGGCTGGACCGAGCTGCGCTCGCGGCGCCTGGGGCTTGCGTTCGTCACCGCGACCATGCTCCTTACGGTCACCGTGGTGCTGACGGTGGCGGTGAACACCTATGAGGACGACGAACTCATGCGCATGACCGGGGGTGTCTGGCAGGGGGTCGCCGACCAGATCCGCGCGCAAGAGCACCGGCCGCTCGCGGTGGCGCGCATGGCCGCCCGCTGGAAGGCCTTCGGCATGCCTACGGCGGCGCGCGCCAAGGGGGCCGCGCGGCTTTTGCAGAAACAGGTCCCGGGCCTTCAGGCCGTCGTCTGGGTGGCGCCCTCATCGCGGGTCGTGTGGCGGGTGCCCAATGCCGGCCATCCCCGGGTGGTCGGCCGGTTCCTGGATGCCGACCCGCGCCGGGCCCTGGTGCTTGAGCGCGCGCGCATGAGCAATCGCCCGGCGATGACCTCGCTCATCCCGTTGTTCAATGGCGGGCGCGGCTTCGTGGTGGTGGCGCCGGTGCGCATCCACGGCCGCTTCATCGGCTATCTCGGGGGGATATTCGATACGCGCGGGCTGCTCTCGCACCTCGTCGCCAATCTCTGGCAGGGTTATCACGTCAGTGTGCGCCTGCATGGTCAGCGTTTCTTCGTGCGCGGGCTCCCGGGCGCGGCCCGCTACCGCCATACCGGTCATGTGCGTTTTTTGGGGCAGAACCTCACGATCGGGGTGACCCCCGGGGCGCGTATCGTGCGCAAGATCGCAGTCGGGCTGCCGACAATCGTGCTCACAAGCGGCCTTTTGCTCGCGTTGTTTGCCGCCGCCGCGGTGTATGCCATGCAGGAGGCGCAACGCCATGCCGCTTCGCTCGACCGCCTGAATGCCGGTCTCGAGAATCTGGTGCTGGCGCGTACCGCGGCGCTGCGCGAGGAGCGTGAGCGCTGGCGGGTGACGCTCATGAGCATCGGGGACGGCGTCATCGTCACTGATCATGAGGGCCGGGTGCGGGCCCTGAACGCCGAGGCCGAGCGCTTGACCGGGTATCGGGACGACGAGGCGCGCGGGTTGCCCGTGGATACCGTCTTCCCGCTCCATCGCGACCTCGAGGGGCCGCCGGTCGAGGGACCGGTGGGGCTGGCCTTGCGGACCGGCCAGGTGCAGCATCTGCGCAGCCCGGCGGCCTTGAAGACCCATGACGGGCGGGTCCTGCAGGTCAGTGATTCGGCGGCCCCGATCCGTGATGAGGACGGGGAGGTCACCGGGGCGATCATGGTGTTTCGCGATGTCACCCAGCGCCAGGCCCTGGAGGAGCAGGCGATGAAGGTGAAGAGCCTCGAGGCCCTGGGGGTGCTGGCCGGGGGTATCGCCCATGACTTCAACAATATCCTGACGGCGATCTTTGGGAACATCACGCTCGCCAAGATCTATGCGCCCGGTGACGCGACCTTGCAAGGGGCGTTGGCCGATGCCGAACGCGCCAGCTGGCGGGCGCGCGAGCTCACCTTCCAGCTGCTCACCTTCGCCAAGGGCGGGGCGCCGGTCAAGAAACCGGGTTCGATCGGCGAGACCACGCGGGATCTCACCGGGTTTTTCGTGAAGGGCTCGGCGGTGCGCTGCGAGATCGATATCCCCGAGGATCTGTGGCCGACCGAGTTCGATCCTGATCAGATGGGTCAGGTGATCCAGAACATCGTCCTGAACGCGAAGGAGGCCATGAATGGCGCCGGGGTGTTGCGGGTCACGGCGCGCAACGTGACGTTGACGGCCTCGGAGGTCGTGGATCTCGCCGCCGGTGATTATGTCGAGATCGCGTTTCGCGATAGCGGCCGCGGGATCGCGCCGGAGTACCTGGCGCGGATCTTCGACCCGTACTTCTCCCTGAAGCCTTCGGGCACGGGGCTGGGCCTTGCCGTCACCTTTTCCGTGGTCAAGCGCCACCAGGGTATGGTGACCGCGGAGTCCGTGGTCGGGCAGGGCACGACGCTGACGCTGTACCTGCCGCGATCGGGGATCGACCCCGTGCCGGCGATGGCCCCCCCCGGCCATGGACCGGTGGCGGCGGTGGGGCGGGGCCGGCGGATCCTGATCATGGATGATGACCAAGATGTGCGGGCCATAGGGGCGCAGCTGTTGCAACGCCTGGGCTACGAGGTCACCGAGGCCGCCGATGGCCAAGAGGCGGTGCGGCTCTACGAGAAGGCCTGTGCCGGACGGCCGTTTGATGCCGTGATCCTGGATCTCACGGTGCCCGGTGGCATGGGCGGCAAGGAATGCGTACGCCGGCTGCACGCGTGTGACGGCAAGGTGCGCGCCATCGTCGCCACCGGCTATTACACCGATGCGATCGTGGCCCAGTATCGGGCCTATGGATTTGGCGCCTCCGTCCAGAAACCCTATCGCCTCGAGGACCTAGCGGCGGCCCTTGCGCGCGTGCTTGGCTAA
- a CDS encoding DUF3375 domain-containing protein → MSLDYATLNLLRQNHPAWRLLCSDHAPLVASFLERAFVTQNRRAIAEADLVEALEDELYGLRQQQGAAAFPRTARAYLDDWASPDKDWLRKFYAAQSDEPQYDLTPAAEKAITWLATLAARTFVGTGSRLLTLFTLLRQMSEGSETDPRVRLAELQARRDEIDAEMARIAGGDVPLLEDSALKDRFQQFTQLSRELLSDFRQVEHNFRLLDRRVRERIALWEGSKGALLGEILGERDLITDSDEGRSFQAFFDFLMASDREEELTRRLAQILALPAIAALAPDPRIRRIHHDWLAAGEHTQRTVAQLSRQLRRFLDDRAWLENRRIMDLLRDIEGLALGLREDPPQGAVMALPETAATIDLPLERPLYSPPVRPAIIDTPITAGLADVDDSALYTQVVVDTAELARHVRQALQGRAQVTLREICELHPLRHGLAELIAYLNLASADGKACVDENVTDAILWRSVQADGRERERRARIPRVIFTR, encoded by the coding sequence ATGAGCCTCGACTACGCGACCCTGAACCTGCTACGCCAGAACCACCCGGCGTGGCGTCTATTGTGCTCCGACCACGCGCCGCTCGTGGCAAGCTTCCTGGAGCGCGCGTTCGTGACCCAAAACCGCCGCGCGATCGCCGAGGCCGACCTCGTCGAGGCCCTCGAAGACGAGCTCTATGGCCTGCGCCAACAGCAAGGCGCGGCCGCCTTCCCGCGCACGGCGCGCGCCTATCTCGACGACTGGGCCTCGCCTGACAAGGACTGGCTGCGCAAATTCTACGCCGCGCAATCCGACGAGCCCCAGTACGATCTCACCCCGGCCGCCGAGAAGGCCATCACCTGGCTCGCGACGCTTGCCGCGCGCACATTCGTCGGCACCGGCTCGCGCCTGCTGACCCTCTTTACGCTCCTGCGCCAGATGAGCGAGGGCAGCGAGACCGACCCTCGGGTGCGCCTGGCCGAGCTGCAAGCGCGCCGCGACGAGATCGACGCGGAGATGGCGCGCATCGCCGGCGGCGACGTGCCGCTGCTCGAAGACAGCGCCCTCAAGGATCGCTTCCAGCAGTTCACGCAGCTCTCCCGCGAACTGCTCTCGGACTTCCGCCAGGTCGAGCACAACTTCCGCCTGCTCGACCGCCGCGTGCGCGAACGCATCGCCCTCTGGGAGGGCTCCAAGGGCGCCCTGCTCGGCGAGATCCTCGGCGAACGCGACCTTATCACCGATTCCGACGAGGGCCGCAGCTTTCAGGCGTTCTTCGACTTCCTCATGGCCAGCGACCGCGAGGAGGAGCTGACACGCCGGCTCGCGCAGATCCTGGCGTTGCCGGCGATCGCCGCGCTCGCGCCCGATCCGCGCATCCGGCGCATCCATCATGACTGGCTGGCGGCGGGCGAGCATACCCAGCGCACGGTGGCCCAGCTCTCCCGGCAGCTGCGCCGCTTCCTGGATGATCGCGCGTGGCTCGAAAACCGCCGCATCATGGACCTTTTACGCGATATCGAGGGGCTCGCCCTGGGGCTGCGCGAGGACCCGCCGCAGGGGGCGGTCATGGCCCTGCCCGAGACCGCGGCGACCATAGACCTGCCGCTGGAGCGCCCGCTCTACAGCCCGCCCGTGCGTCCGGCGATCATCGACACCCCGATCACGGCCGGGCTCGCCGATGTCGATGACAGCGCCCTGTACACCCAGGTCGTGGTCGACACCGCGGAACTCGCGCGCCATGTGCGTCAGGCCCTGCAAGGCCGCGCGCAGGTGACGCTGCGCGAGATCTGCGAGCTCCATCCCTTGCGTCACGGGCTTGCGGAGCTCATAGCCTACCTCAATCTCGCATCCGCCGATGGCAAGGCCTGCGTCGACGAAAACGTGACGGACGCCATCTTATGGCGTAGTGTGCAGGCCGACGGGCGTGAGCGGGAGCGGCGCGCACGCATCCCGCGCGTCATCTTCACGAGATAA
- a CDS encoding glucan biosynthesis protein, producing MRGKGRGRAIVGAWVLAGGALATAHAFDYADVIGKARQLAALPFKPQRRIAQLAGLSYDEYRSIHFRPTATLWPRRRLHLQFFAPGYRFVRAVSISLLAAGHVHALRFRRSWFHIPPGLYPHHLPRTIGYAGFRVLYNGYHPGRSPVAPNNQVIVFLGASYFRAKGSHEQFGLSARALAVDTIAPRPEEFPHFIAFWIRRPAPRARALTVFALLNGPSVTGALRFRIHPGRAVHVRVRATFFFRRRVYELGMAPLSSMYMYDLCDRRPWAYPRPAAHDSEGFLLASRRAMRWRQLANPARVHQFVFPVRHLRGFGLIQRDRDFFDYESISMRYQGRPSVWIRPRGAWGPGKATLIEIPTPNETNDNIVAFWQPARPPAPGRAYRLRYTLIWNGPGPRESRAQVVRTRASARCTGRPVRFAVDFQGARLGRLVAARRLAARLRTTAPGTPISHVRLRAVAHDRVRLCFTVAAQRPRALRIRAVLIAGGRPVSEVWDYVVARAEPPIQVLRRPRGGT from the coding sequence ATGCGAGGCAAGGGGCGGGGGCGGGCGATCGTGGGGGCCTGGGTGCTGGCCGGCGGCGCGCTCGCCACGGCGCACGCCTTTGATTACGCCGATGTGATCGGCAAGGCCCGGCAATTGGCGGCGCTGCCCTTCAAGCCGCAGCGGCGCATCGCGCAGCTGGCGGGCCTCAGCTACGACGAGTACCGCAGCATCCACTTCCGGCCGACCGCGACCTTGTGGCCGCGGCGGCGTCTGCATCTCCAGTTCTTCGCCCCCGGCTACCGCTTCGTGCGCGCGGTGTCGATCTCGCTGCTGGCCGCCGGGCATGTCCACGCGCTGCGGTTCCGGCGCTCCTGGTTTCATATCCCTCCGGGCCTCTATCCCCACCACCTGCCGCGGACCATCGGCTACGCGGGCTTTCGCGTGCTCTATAACGGTTATCATCCCGGACGGTCGCCCGTGGCCCCCAACAACCAGGTGATCGTGTTCCTCGGGGCGAGTTACTTCCGCGCCAAGGGGTCGCATGAGCAGTTCGGGCTGTCGGCGCGCGCCCTGGCGGTCGATACCATCGCCCCGCGCCCCGAGGAATTTCCGCACTTCATCGCCTTCTGGATCCGCCGTCCGGCGCCTCGTGCGCGCGCCCTGACGGTGTTTGCGCTCCTGAATGGTCCCAGCGTCACCGGGGCCCTGCGGTTTCGCATCCACCCCGGGCGTGCCGTGCATGTGCGCGTGCGCGCGACCTTCTTTTTTCGCAGGCGCGTGTATGAGCTGGGCATGGCCCCGCTCTCCAGCATGTATATGTATGACCTGTGCGACCGGCGCCCGTGGGCCTATCCGCGTCCCGCGGCCCATGATTCCGAGGGATTTCTGCTCGCCAGCCGGCGGGCGATGCGCTGGCGGCAGCTGGCCAATCCCGCGCGCGTGCATCAGTTCGTGTTCCCGGTCCGCCATCTGCGCGGCTTCGGCCTCATTCAGCGGGATCGGGACTTCTTTGACTACGAGTCGATATCGATGCGTTATCAGGGGCGGCCCAGCGTCTGGATACGGCCGCGTGGCGCATGGGGGCCGGGTAAGGCCACCCTGATCGAGATCCCGACCCCCAACGAGACCAACGACAACATCGTCGCCTTCTGGCAGCCGGCGCGCCCGCCGGCCCCCGGGCGCGCCTATCGCCTGCGCTATACCCTGATCTGGAACGGGCCGGGACCGCGGGAATCGCGGGCGCAGGTCGTGCGCACCCGCGCCAGCGCCCGCTGCACGGGCCGCCCGGTGCGCTTTGCCGTCGACTTTCAAGGGGCGCGGCTCGGCCGACTGGTCGCGGCCAGGCGCCTTGCGGCGCGCCTGCGGACCACGGCCCCGGGTACACCGATCTCGCATGTGCGTTTGCGCGCGGTGGCCCACGATCGCGTGCGGCTGTGTTTCACGGTGGCCGCGCAGCGCCCGCGCGCGCTACGGATCCGCGCGGTGCTGATCGCCGGCGGTCGTCCGGTGAGCGAGGTCTGGGATTATGTGGTGGCGCGCGCAGAGCCGCCGATACAGGTGCTGCGGCGCCCACGCGGTGGCACATGA
- a CDS encoding DUF3617 family protein — translation MWRLRAVHGVSVWALGLAMGIPAWARTPLPGEWQSRMVIRMPGMSARMAAAATRPIIGCVPNAQRFAMPPAPPRMRCSHTRVHNDAGGLTVDVVCAAYAMRDTIHLDYRVSPDRKSYVVHERSTIAGPGMRRVITVSGRGRWLGPQCIKNGAR, via the coding sequence ATGTGGCGTCTTCGGGCGGTGCATGGGGTGTCGGTGTGGGCGCTTGGTCTGGCCATGGGGATTCCGGCATGGGCGCGTACGCCGTTGCCCGGAGAATGGCAGTCGCGCATGGTCATCAGGATGCCGGGCATGAGCGCGCGGATGGCGGCGGCGGCCACGCGCCCGATCATAGGCTGTGTGCCGAATGCGCAGCGATTCGCCATGCCGCCCGCGCCACCACGAATGCGCTGTAGCCACACGCGGGTGCACAACGACGCCGGCGGCCTGACTGTCGATGTCGTATGCGCGGCGTACGCCATGCGCGATACCATCCATCTCGATTATCGTGTGAGTCCGGACCGCAAGTCCTATGTGGTCCATGAGCGGTCGACGATCGCAGGGCCCGGGATGCGCCGCGTGATCACGGTCAGCGGCCGCGGCCGCTGGCTCGGTCCGCAGTGCATAAAGAACGGGGCACGATGA
- a CDS encoding GNAT family N-acetyltransferase has protein sequence MARTERNPLGQEVGLPVVGWRPPPYPDERALSGRLCTVERVDAMRHAQALYDAHGLDREGRLWTYLPHGPFADFADYRAWLAGAQHSIDPWFYAIVDRASGQAVGSAAYLRMNPEAGSIEVGALVFSPLLQRRPAATEAMVLMMAHAFALGYRRYEWKCDALNQASRTAALRLGFRYEGTFRKAAVVKGRNRDSAWFAITDDEWPGLARILARWLDPANFDAGGGQRVALSSLTRAWRASREGL, from the coding sequence ATGGCAAGGACCGAAAGGAATCCCTTGGGGCAGGAGGTGGGGCTGCCGGTGGTCGGCTGGCGGCCGCCGCCGTATCCGGATGAGCGCGCGCTCAGCGGGCGGTTGTGCACGGTCGAACGGGTGGATGCGATGCGCCACGCGCAGGCCCTCTACGATGCCCATGGCCTCGACCGTGAGGGCCGCCTGTGGACCTATCTTCCGCACGGGCCGTTCGCGGATTTCGCCGACTATCGGGCGTGGCTTGCCGGCGCGCAACACAGTATCGACCCGTGGTTCTACGCCATCGTGGATCGCGCCAGCGGGCAGGCGGTGGGTAGCGCCGCCTATCTGCGCATGAATCCCGAGGCCGGATCGATCGAGGTGGGGGCGCTGGTCTTTTCCCCGTTGTTGCAACGCCGGCCGGCGGCCACCGAGGCCATGGTGCTCATGATGGCGCACGCCTTCGCGCTCGGTTATCGCCGTTATGAGTGGAAATGCGATGCCCTGAATCAAGCCTCGCGCACAGCGGCGCTGCGTCTCGGGTTCCGCTATGAGGGCACGTTTCGCAAGGCGGCGGTGGTCAAGGGCCGCAATCGCGACAGCGCCTGGTTTGCCATCACCGATGACGAGTGGCCGGGGCTTGCGCGGATCCTGGCGCGCTGGCTGGATCCCGCGAACTTCGATGCCGGCGGGGGGCAGCGCGTGGCGCTGTCGTCCCTCACGCGCGCGTGGCGCGCGTCGCGCGAGGGTTTGTGA
- a CDS encoding DUF805 domain-containing protein: protein MPIATCYRKSFHKRGRASRSEFWWFALYYLVLEAAFELLVHGRTPYTPPSWGAGLLAVVVGLFAIYSFFPFVSVEIRRLHDVDRSGWWLVASMLMGALSEAALGVDVMSALATHRLRQFVRALMDGGHWGLTFALVATVAINIAVFIFLVWPGTAGDNRYGRDPRGAGRAKRGDPRFVGRH from the coding sequence TTGCCGATCGCGACGTGTTATCGCAAGAGCTTTCACAAGCGCGGGCGCGCGAGCCGCTCGGAGTTCTGGTGGTTTGCCCTGTACTATCTCGTCCTCGAGGCCGCTTTTGAGCTTCTGGTGCACGGCCGGACGCCGTACACACCGCCATCGTGGGGCGCCGGACTGCTGGCCGTGGTGGTCGGGCTGTTCGCAATCTATTCCTTTTTCCCCTTCGTGTCCGTCGAGATCCGGCGCCTGCATGATGTCGACCGCAGCGGCTGGTGGCTCGTGGCGAGCATGCTCATGGGGGCGCTTAGCGAGGCGGCGTTGGGGGTGGATGTGATGTCGGCCCTGGCCACGCACCGGCTGCGGCAGTTCGTGCGCGCGCTTATGGATGGCGGTCATTGGGGGCTCACCTTTGCGCTCGTTGCGACCGTGGCGATCAATATCGCGGTGTTCATCTTCCTGGTGTGGCCGGGGACCGCCGGTGATAATCGCTATGGCCGCGACCCGCGCGGTGCCGGGCGCGCGAAGCGGGGCGACCCCCGTTTCGTGGGCAGGCATTAG
- a CDS encoding glucan biosynthesis protein, producing MTGTGRRRRRGAGMVLAAVLAPWPMTAVGHGAVGPGGVPAAGAGARIVPLSVPSPVHHASARPWARLAGRGGLWVWCAGDGRRGLSVTVPGGRSRRCAGVRVTAPGGGGRRVTWFAVGHGSFWARPLGASRGVSVRALGARGVFRYVTLAVREGRLVAVAGAGAPGAQARYHLTVSGRRTVRMTATEVASYRDRAVARRDRPALAGFYDFGVGTAMSAMAIDPARHDADGLWFTDARGPSWAPLRNPRHPWRQAYGPGVRAFGLLQRDRARRYYGVHAARPQDAPDVIVHWPGRGTRVVLRERPTAGRAAPNVWVMFGPRAQDRETLRYRLTWTRTARDRGDRAIVVSTLMGGNARSGARMYVIDYAGGAIARRLPDHAVAGTVRVRPDTFVTQDSVRYNPYTHGYRQVLQVLPMAGRNIHVRAWLSVSGQRLSETWRYTLFAPRIAR from the coding sequence ATGACGGGGACCGGCAGGCGGCGCCGGCGGGGCGCCGGGATGGTGCTGGCGGCGGTCCTGGCCCCCTGGCCGATGACGGCGGTGGGCCATGGGGCGGTCGGCCCCGGTGGGGTTCCGGCGGCGGGCGCGGGCGCGCGTATCGTGCCGCTTTCCGTGCCATCCCCGGTACACCACGCGTCCGCGCGCCCCTGGGCGCGCCTTGCCGGGCGCGGCGGGCTTTGGGTGTGGTGCGCGGGCGATGGCCGCCGGGGCCTGTCCGTGACCGTGCCCGGGGGGCGATCGCGACGCTGCGCGGGCGTGCGCGTCACGGCCCCCGGGGGCGGCGGCCGGCGCGTGACCTGGTTTGCCGTCGGCCACGGGTCGTTCTGGGCGCGGCCGCTCGGGGCGTCACGGGGGGTATCGGTACGCGCCCTCGGCGCCCGGGGGGTGTTTCGATACGTGACCCTGGCGGTGCGCGAGGGGCGGCTGGTGGCCGTGGCGGGTGCCGGCGCCCCGGGCGCCCAGGCGCGTTACCATCTGACGGTGTCCGGCCGGCGGACGGTACGCATGACGGCCACCGAGGTGGCCTCCTATCGGGATAGGGCCGTGGCCCGACGGGATCGGCCGGCGCTTGCCGGATTTTACGACTTCGGGGTCGGCACGGCGATGTCGGCAATGGCCATCGACCCGGCGCGCCATGATGCCGACGGCCTGTGGTTCACCGATGCCCGCGGCCCCTCATGGGCGCCACTGCGTAATCCCCGTCACCCCTGGCGGCAGGCCTATGGCCCGGGGGTGCGCGCCTTTGGTCTCCTGCAGCGTGATCGGGCGCGGCGCTATTATGGCGTGCATGCCGCGCGCCCCCAGGATGCCCCGGATGTCATCGTCCATTGGCCCGGGCGCGGGACGCGGGTGGTGCTGCGCGAGCGGCCCACCGCGGGACGCGCCGCGCCCAATGTGTGGGTGATGTTCGGGCCGCGTGCGCAGGATCGCGAGACGCTGCGCTATCGCCTCACATGGACGCGTACCGCCCGGGATCGCGGAGATCGCGCGATCGTGGTGTCCACGCTCATGGGCGGCAATGCCCGGAGCGGGGCGCGCATGTACGTCATCGACTATGCCGGAGGGGCAATCGCCCGGCGGCTCCCGGATCATGCCGTTGCCGGAACGGTGCGGGTACGTCCCGATACCTTCGTCACCCAGGATAGCGTGCGCTACAACCCCTATACACACGGCTATCGCCAGGTCCTGCAGGTGTTGCCGATGGCCGGGCGCAATATCCATGTGCGCGCCTGGCTTAGCGTGTCCGGTCAGCGCCTCTCGGAGACCTGGCGCTATACGCTGTTCGCCCCGCGCATCGCCCGCTAG